TAATAATCCCTTAAACCTTAACCTGTCACTCATCCGAACTTTTGGGGTAAGTAGATAACCAAATTTAATGTAAGACGTAGGGTATGTTAGGCTCTTGCCGTAACGAACCGAAGGCTAGGGTTTTAAGGCGTTAGGAAGAGCGAACAGAGCCTCCTACAGAAAATTGGTTTGTCTGAGTTAAATCGCTATATGCTACTGAACAGTTGAGCTACCACTTGCAGTACTAAAATTGCCAGCATGGGAGACAAATCCAAGCCGCCAAGAGGTGGAATGAATGCCCGAAAAATGTTGAGATAAGGGTCAGTGATAGGACTTAAGAAGGCGGCAACTTGAT
This genomic interval from Microcoleus sp. AS-A8 contains the following:
- a CDS encoding YggT family protein gives rise to the protein MNPATELVTSTLANFLNIYLFLIVIRILLTWFTTVDWVNQVAAFLSPITDPYLNIFRAFIPPLGGLDLSPMLAILVLQVVAQLFSSI